In Micrococcus luteus NCTC 2665, a single window of DNA contains:
- a CDS encoding LpqB family beta-propeller domain-containing protein: MTPDSRIHVPEPFSNTPYQIQVEVDSEIDEYGLRTIAPPGTTRAWAVTVRERPQGMRITSTENGTLLSQAQFGQLFAPHELAFYDTAKRYVVPDVRWFVNRGTTVTAVTRALLRGPAPYLAGAVETAFPLRTGTDLAAPTVPVDDDGVAHVDLTQAAAEGADAERRHRMREQLKLTLRGLQSVKEVEVTVAGAQLSTSGDDGPAPLQTDPAVGSVQVGIDTATGGLVYVQGASVTPVGGAPDVTALDPVRPTMSGDRSRFAFVTRDRTAVHVAGTDGSLREALRGTGLTVPSLDLLGWVWAADRGTTSRIRAVSARPGGQERIVTTTWLRPGERIVDLRLSRSGARAAMLVDDGQRTTLRVSGVVRGSDGVPNALTEPILLPSSGSEDSVEWAGGTNLLVSAYAEKPDERVVPRIVSIDGTVRELNPLGGLRGISAGDDGAYYAETEELVFLLVGSSWRAQELDRGVRDLSFPD, encoded by the coding sequence ATGACCCCAGACTCGCGCATCCACGTCCCCGAACCCTTTAGCAACACGCCCTACCAGATCCAGGTCGAGGTCGACTCGGAGATCGACGAGTACGGCCTGCGGACCATCGCGCCGCCGGGGACCACGCGGGCCTGGGCCGTCACGGTGCGGGAACGGCCGCAGGGCATGCGGATCACGTCCACGGAGAACGGCACGCTGCTCTCCCAGGCGCAGTTCGGACAGCTGTTCGCCCCGCACGAGCTCGCCTTCTACGACACCGCGAAGCGCTACGTCGTGCCGGACGTGCGGTGGTTCGTCAATCGGGGCACCACCGTGACCGCGGTGACGCGAGCGCTGCTGCGCGGGCCGGCACCGTATCTGGCCGGGGCGGTGGAGACGGCCTTCCCGCTGCGCACCGGCACCGACCTGGCCGCGCCCACGGTGCCCGTCGACGACGACGGCGTGGCCCACGTCGACCTCACCCAGGCGGCCGCCGAGGGGGCCGACGCCGAGCGGCGGCACCGCATGCGGGAGCAGCTGAAGCTGACCCTGAGGGGCCTCCAGTCGGTCAAGGAGGTCGAGGTGACCGTCGCCGGTGCCCAGCTGTCCACGTCGGGAGACGACGGCCCCGCCCCGCTCCAGACCGACCCCGCCGTCGGCTCGGTCCAGGTGGGCATCGACACGGCGACGGGCGGACTCGTGTACGTGCAGGGGGCCAGCGTCACGCCGGTGGGCGGCGCCCCGGACGTCACCGCGCTCGATCCGGTCCGCCCGACGATGTCCGGCGACCGCAGCCGATTCGCGTTCGTCACCCGTGACCGGACGGCGGTCCACGTCGCCGGCACGGACGGCTCCCTGCGGGAGGCGCTGCGCGGCACCGGGCTCACCGTCCCGTCGCTGGACCTCCTGGGCTGGGTGTGGGCGGCCGACCGGGGGACGACCTCGCGGATCCGCGCCGTCTCGGCCCGGCCCGGCGGGCAGGAGCGCATCGTGACAACCACCTGGCTGCGGCCCGGCGAGCGGATCGTCGACCTGCGGCTGTCCCGGAGCGGGGCCCGGGCCGCGATGCTCGTCGACGACGGCCAGCGGACCACCCTGCGCGTGTCCGGCGTCGTGCGCGGCTCGGACGGGGTGCCGAACGCCCTGACCGAGCCCATCCTGCTGCCCTCCTCCGGCTCGGAGGACTCGGTGGAGTGGGCCGGAGGCACGAACCTGCTCGTCTCGGCGTACGCCGAGAAGCCGGACGAGCGCGTGGTGCCGCGGATCGTCTCGATCGACGGCACCGTCCGGGAGCTCAACCCACTGGGCGGTCTGCGGGGGATCTCCGCCGGTGACGACGGCGCCTACTACGCGGAGACGGAGGAGCTCGTGTTCCTGCTGGTGGGCTCCTCGTGGCGGGCGCAGGAGCTCGACCGCGGGGTGCGCGACCTCTCGTTCCCGGACTGA
- the mtrB gene encoding MtrAB system histidine kinase MtrB → MTVSGPGVSAAPAAEAGAEPVEPAAGRPRSWVPGPAWRALRRRWRRSLRLRTAVLAALLSILAGLVVAAFLTQQITQALFEARYEQVQSEARRGLSQVRETFAQTTATDAQSTDVLVTQTLRALEGDSGTTIRRRYHLAPLPDSESAYVGTISSAGLDPAVIPQELQDAVASGPGVYDASVALPNPGGGTRPGLVFGAQVVLPPGATYGLYLVYDLADVQSSLDSVLGVLLVFGVGFLVINVLVSWWVSRRVTRPVQQAARAAESLSSGNLAVRMPVDGEDEMARLSMSFNRMADSIQDQIGQLAQLSQMQQRFVSDVSHELRTPLTTVRMAADVLYGSREDFDPVNRRSTELLYHQVDRFQAMLTDLLEITRFDAGAATLALEATDMLELARDVVLTSQPLADQIGVPVYVVPMDRDRADGHVAHVDPRRIERILRNLVNNAIEHAEGRPVDVLVAADEEAVTFAVVDHGIGMSPEQVQRVFDRFWRADPARKRTTGGSGLGLAIATEDTRLHGGRLEAWGELGEGSTFMVTLPRAPRPAAQGAEAPEPIGRSVLPIPPRYSTADRRYADDLSRPVPQEADADAVGTVADVATAAPPCPRARPSRP, encoded by the coding sequence ATGACCGTGTCCGGCCCGGGTGTGAGCGCGGCCCCGGCGGCCGAGGCCGGTGCCGAGCCGGTCGAGCCCGCCGCCGGCCGCCCACGGTCGTGGGTCCCCGGCCCCGCGTGGCGTGCGCTGCGCCGCCGGTGGCGTCGGTCCCTGCGGCTGCGCACGGCGGTGCTCGCGGCCCTGCTCTCGATCCTCGCGGGCCTCGTGGTCGCCGCGTTCCTGACGCAGCAGATCACCCAGGCCCTCTTCGAGGCCCGCTACGAGCAGGTGCAGTCCGAGGCACGCCGTGGCCTGAGTCAGGTGCGCGAGACGTTCGCGCAGACCACCGCCACGGACGCGCAGAGCACGGACGTGCTGGTGACCCAGACCCTGCGTGCCCTCGAGGGGGACTCGGGTACCACGATCCGCCGCCGCTACCACCTCGCCCCGCTGCCGGACTCCGAGTCCGCGTACGTGGGAACGATCTCCTCCGCCGGGCTCGATCCCGCGGTGATCCCCCAGGAGCTGCAGGACGCGGTCGCCTCCGGGCCGGGCGTGTACGACGCGAGCGTGGCGCTGCCGAACCCCGGCGGCGGCACCCGGCCCGGCCTCGTGTTCGGCGCCCAGGTGGTGCTGCCCCCGGGTGCCACCTACGGGCTCTACCTCGTCTACGACCTCGCGGACGTCCAGAGCTCGCTCGACTCGGTGCTCGGGGTGCTGCTGGTGTTCGGCGTCGGCTTCCTGGTGATCAACGTGCTGGTCTCGTGGTGGGTCTCGCGGCGTGTGACCCGGCCCGTGCAGCAGGCGGCCCGGGCGGCCGAGTCCCTCTCGAGCGGCAACCTGGCCGTGCGGATGCCGGTCGACGGCGAGGACGAGATGGCCCGCCTGAGCATGTCCTTCAACCGGATGGCGGACAGCATCCAGGACCAGATCGGCCAGCTCGCCCAGCTGTCCCAGATGCAGCAGCGGTTCGTCTCGGACGTCTCCCATGAGCTGCGCACGCCGCTGACGACCGTGCGGATGGCGGCCGACGTGCTGTACGGCTCGCGCGAGGACTTCGACCCGGTCAACCGACGCTCGACCGAGCTGCTCTACCACCAGGTGGACCGCTTCCAGGCCATGCTCACGGACCTGCTGGAGATCACCCGGTTCGACGCCGGCGCCGCCACCCTCGCCCTCGAGGCCACGGACATGCTCGAGCTGGCCCGCGACGTCGTGCTCACCTCTCAGCCGTTGGCCGATCAGATCGGCGTGCCCGTGTACGTGGTGCCCATGGACCGGGACCGCGCCGACGGCCACGTCGCCCACGTCGACCCGCGGCGCATCGAACGGATCCTGCGCAACCTGGTGAACAACGCGATCGAGCACGCCGAGGGCCGGCCGGTGGACGTGCTCGTGGCGGCCGACGAGGAGGCCGTCACGTTCGCCGTCGTGGATCACGGCATCGGCATGAGCCCCGAGCAGGTGCAGCGCGTGTTCGACCGGTTCTGGCGTGCCGACCCTGCACGCAAGCGCACCACCGGCGGGTCCGGACTGGGTCTGGCGATCGCCACCGAGGACACCCGGCTGCACGGCGGCCGGCTCGAGGCGTGGGGCGAGCTGGGGGAGGGGTCCACCTTCATGGTGACCCTGCCGCGGGCGCCGCGCCCGGCCGCGCAGGGCGCGGAGGCCCCGGAGCCGATCGGCCGCTCCGTGCTGCCCATTCCGCCCCGCTACAGCACGGCTGACCGCCGGTACGCCGATGACCTGTCCCGGCCCGTCCCGCAGGAGGCGGACGCCGACGCCGTCGGCACGGTCGCGGACGTCGCCACGGCGGCCCCGCCGTGTCCGCGCGCCAGGCCGAGCAGGCCCTGA
- the mtrA gene encoding MtrAB system response regulator MtrA gives MGKAKILVVDDDEALAEMIGIVLRNDGFEPTFAADGTSALPAFHRERPDLVLLDLMLPGIDGIEVCRLIRAESDVPIVMLTAKSDTADVVRGLESGADDYVPKPFKPAELVARVRARLREGEAKPAEVLHIGDLEIDVAGHQVTRGGVGIALTPLEFDLLVALARRPRHVFTREMLLEEVWGYRHQADTRLVNVHVQRLRSKVEPDLENPCVVLTVRGVGYKAGQG, from the coding sequence ATGGGCAAGGCCAAGATCCTGGTGGTGGACGACGACGAGGCGCTGGCCGAGATGATCGGCATCGTCCTGCGCAACGACGGCTTCGAGCCGACGTTCGCCGCAGACGGCACCTCCGCACTGCCCGCGTTCCACCGCGAGCGCCCTGATCTGGTGCTTCTGGACCTCATGCTCCCCGGCATCGACGGCATCGAGGTCTGCAGGCTCATCCGAGCCGAGTCGGACGTGCCGATCGTGATGCTCACGGCCAAGTCGGACACGGCGGACGTGGTGCGCGGCCTCGAGTCGGGTGCGGACGACTACGTGCCCAAGCCGTTCAAGCCGGCCGAGCTCGTGGCCCGCGTCCGGGCGCGCCTGCGTGAGGGGGAGGCCAAGCCGGCGGAGGTCCTGCACATCGGGGACCTCGAGATCGACGTGGCGGGCCACCAGGTCACCCGCGGCGGCGTCGGCATCGCCCTCACCCCGCTGGAGTTCGACCTCCTCGTGGCCCTCGCCCGGCGGCCGCGCCACGTCTTCACCCGCGAGATGTTGCTGGAGGAGGTCTGGGGCTACCGGCACCAGGCCGACACCCGGCTCGTGAACGTCCACGTCCAGCGCCTGCGCTCCAAGGTCGAGCCGGATCTCGAGAACCCGTGCGTCGTGCTGACCGTCCGCGGCGTCGGGTACAAGGCCGGCCAGGGCTGA
- a CDS encoding chorismate mutase, producing the protein MSPDYDPHASSLPGTADPAVLDELFAIRGSIDNIDASLVYLLAERFKFTQRVGALKARHDLPPSDPGREAAQIARLHRLALEADLEPAFAEKFLNFIIAEVIRHHRALAAEGRPDAEAEPGECPGDADD; encoded by the coding sequence ATGAGCCCGGACTACGACCCCCACGCCAGCTCGCTGCCCGGCACCGCGGACCCGGCGGTCCTCGACGAGCTCTTCGCGATCCGCGGCAGCATCGACAACATCGACGCCTCGCTCGTCTACCTGCTGGCCGAGCGGTTCAAGTTCACGCAGCGGGTCGGCGCGCTGAAGGCCCGGCACGACCTGCCGCCCTCGGACCCCGGGCGTGAGGCCGCCCAGATCGCGCGGCTGCACCGGCTCGCGCTCGAGGCGGACCTCGAGCCCGCGTTCGCCGAGAAGTTCCTGAACTTCATCATCGCCGAGGTCATCCGCCACCACCGCGCGCTGGCGGCCGAGGGCCGGCCGGACGCCGAGGCGGAGCCGGGGGAGTGCCCCGGGGACGCGGATGACTGA
- the mnmA gene encoding tRNA 2-thiouridine(34) synthase MnmA — protein MKVLAAMSGGVDSAVAAARAVDAGHDVVGVHLALSRMPGTLRTGSRGCCTIEDASDAWRACERLGIPFYTWDFSERFAEDVVDDFVAEYEAGRTPNPCMRCNERIKFAALLERALELGFDAVCTGHYAAVRPGPDGSLELHRAADDAKDQSYVLGVLTADQLAHCLFPLADTPSKELVRAEAAERGLSVAAKPDSHDICFIPDGDTRGWLAERIDLAPGPIVDPEGQELGTHAGAQAFTVGQRKGLAIGRPAPDGKPRFVLEVRPKENKVVVGGRELLDVDRITGIRPSWAGAPVPEARTGAWFDCALQFRAHGEIVEARARQRADAAGHPGWEIEPARPLRGVAPGQTAVLYRGTRVLGQATIDTARNARLSAPADA, from the coding sequence GTGAAGGTCCTGGCCGCCATGTCCGGGGGAGTCGACTCCGCCGTCGCCGCGGCGCGTGCCGTGGACGCCGGGCACGACGTCGTCGGCGTCCACCTGGCCCTGTCCCGCATGCCCGGCACCCTGCGCACCGGCTCGCGTGGCTGCTGCACCATCGAGGACGCCTCGGACGCGTGGCGCGCGTGCGAGCGGCTCGGCATCCCCTTCTACACGTGGGACTTCTCCGAGCGGTTCGCGGAGGACGTCGTGGACGACTTCGTGGCCGAGTACGAGGCCGGCCGCACGCCCAACCCGTGCATGCGCTGCAACGAGCGCATCAAGTTCGCGGCGCTGCTCGAGCGCGCCCTCGAGCTGGGCTTCGACGCCGTCTGCACCGGCCACTACGCCGCCGTGCGGCCCGGTCCGGACGGCTCGCTGGAGCTGCACCGCGCTGCGGACGATGCGAAGGACCAGTCCTACGTGCTCGGCGTGCTCACCGCGGATCAGCTCGCCCACTGCCTCTTCCCGCTCGCGGACACGCCGTCCAAGGAGCTCGTGCGCGCCGAGGCGGCCGAGCGCGGCCTGTCCGTGGCGGCGAAGCCGGACTCCCACGACATCTGCTTCATCCCCGACGGCGACACCCGCGGCTGGCTCGCCGAGCGCATCGACCTCGCCCCCGGCCCCATCGTCGACCCGGAGGGGCAGGAGCTCGGCACCCACGCGGGCGCCCAGGCGTTCACGGTCGGCCAGCGCAAGGGCCTGGCCATCGGCCGTCCCGCGCCCGACGGCAAGCCCCGGTTCGTGCTCGAGGTGCGGCCGAAGGAGAACAAGGTGGTCGTCGGCGGCCGCGAGCTGCTCGACGTCGACCGCATCACCGGCATCCGCCCGTCGTGGGCCGGCGCCCCGGTGCCCGAAGCCCGCACGGGCGCCTGGTTCGACTGCGCGCTGCAGTTCCGGGCCCACGGCGAGATCGTCGAGGCCCGCGCCCGTCAGCGCGCCGACGCGGCGGGGCATCCGGGGTGGGAGATCGAGCCGGCGCGCCCCCTGCGCGGGGTGGCCCCCGGTCAGACGGCCGTCCTGTACCGGGGCACCCGCGTGCTCGGCCAGGCCACCATCGACACCGCCCGCAATGCCCGGCTGTCGGCCCCCGCGGATGCGTAG
- a CDS encoding cysteine desulfurase family protein: protein MTTPDRVHLDHAATTTVRPTALAALAEAAALPGNPASLHASGRRAKLRLEEARERIAAALGAHPSEVILTSGGTEADNLAVQGLYRARRAVAPERTRIVLTGIEHHAVLDVVDWLAAHEGAEPVLVPVDDDGWVDLAAWGAALAAAPERTALATLMWANNEIGTVQPVAEAARLAAEHGVPLHTDAVQALGAVPVDFAASGAATLAVSGHKVGAPVGVGALLVRRDVTLEAVVHGGGQERRLRSGTVSVALAAALAAAVAEAVAEQPAEAARLGGLRDEVIAAVDALDGVRLTGPRDLDPATGEPLPPGTRRLPGNVHITVPGRTADALLFSFDMAGLDTSSGSACTAGVAQPSHVVAALPGRTEADARATQRFTLGRTTTPAETAALMDALRTLLGPGV from the coding sequence GTGACCACCCCGGACCGCGTGCACCTGGACCACGCCGCCACCACGACGGTGCGCCCCACCGCGCTCGCGGCCCTGGCCGAGGCGGCCGCGCTGCCGGGCAACCCGGCCTCCCTCCACGCCTCCGGCCGCCGGGCCAAGCTGCGCCTCGAGGAGGCGCGGGAGCGCATCGCCGCGGCGCTCGGGGCACACCCCTCCGAGGTGATCCTCACGTCCGGGGGCACCGAGGCGGACAACCTCGCCGTCCAGGGGCTGTACCGAGCCCGCCGCGCCGTGGCGCCGGAGCGCACCCGGATCGTGCTGACCGGCATCGAGCACCACGCGGTCCTCGACGTGGTGGACTGGCTCGCCGCGCACGAGGGCGCCGAGCCGGTGCTCGTCCCGGTCGACGACGACGGGTGGGTCGACCTCGCCGCATGGGGGGCCGCGCTGGCGGCCGCGCCCGAGCGGACCGCCCTGGCCACGCTGATGTGGGCCAACAACGAGATCGGCACGGTCCAGCCCGTGGCCGAGGCCGCCCGGCTCGCGGCCGAGCACGGGGTCCCGTTGCACACCGACGCCGTCCAGGCTCTCGGGGCGGTGCCCGTGGACTTCGCCGCGTCCGGGGCCGCGACCCTGGCCGTCTCGGGGCACAAGGTCGGCGCCCCCGTGGGTGTCGGTGCTCTGCTCGTGCGCCGGGACGTCACGCTGGAGGCCGTGGTGCACGGCGGCGGCCAGGAACGCCGCCTGCGCTCGGGCACGGTGTCGGTGGCCCTGGCCGCCGCGCTGGCGGCCGCCGTGGCGGAGGCCGTCGCGGAGCAGCCCGCCGAGGCCGCCCGCCTGGGCGGGCTGCGGGACGAGGTGATCGCCGCCGTCGACGCCCTGGACGGGGTGCGCCTGACCGGGCCGCGGGACCTCGACCCGGCGACGGGGGAGCCGCTGCCGCCGGGGACGCGCCGACTGCCCGGCAACGTCCACATCACCGTGCCGGGCCGGACGGCGGACGCGCTGCTGTTCTCCTTCGACATGGCCGGGCTGGACACCTCGTCCGGGTCGGCGTGCACCGCCGGGGTGGCGCAGCCGTCGCACGTGGTCGCGGCCCTGCCGGGGCGGACGGAGGCCGACGCACGGGCCACCCAGCGGTTCACCCTCGGCCGGACGACGACGCCGGCCGAGACGGCCGCGCTCATGGACGCGCTGCGGACGCTGCTGGGGCCGGGCGTCTAG
- a CDS encoding potassium channel family protein: protein MADLTRSLFAPRRGDRPTVAVLGLGRFGSGVALELMESDCHVLGVDADAEAVQALNGRLTHVVRADSTDEEAMRQLSVHEMDHVVVAIGGDLADSILTVSLMRRFGTHQLWAKANDDRHGEILRQLGVEHVVHPERDMGRRVAHLVSTSFQDFVEVEPGLAMVRATPPSRLLGRDLRATGLAGERGMRVVAVRSRGTWLYPPSHYVLEPEDTILLVGPTRDVERFLARD, encoded by the coding sequence TTGGCTGATCTCACCCGTTCCCTGTTCGCCCCCCGCCGGGGCGACCGCCCCACCGTGGCCGTCCTCGGGCTCGGCCGGTTCGGCTCCGGGGTCGCCCTCGAGCTCATGGAGTCCGACTGCCACGTGCTGGGGGTCGACGCCGATGCCGAGGCCGTCCAGGCGCTCAACGGCCGGCTGACCCACGTCGTCCGCGCGGACAGCACGGACGAGGAGGCGATGCGCCAGCTCTCGGTCCACGAGATGGACCACGTCGTCGTCGCCATCGGCGGCGACCTCGCCGACTCGATCCTCACCGTCTCGCTGATGCGGCGGTTCGGGACGCACCAGCTCTGGGCCAAGGCCAATGACGACCGCCACGGCGAGATCCTGCGTCAGCTCGGCGTGGAGCACGTGGTCCACCCGGAGCGGGACATGGGCCGCCGCGTGGCGCACCTGGTCAGCACGTCCTTCCAGGACTTCGTCGAGGTCGAGCCGGGCCTGGCCATGGTCCGGGCCACGCCGCCGTCGCGCCTGCTGGGCAGGGACCTGCGAGCCACCGGGCTCGCGGGGGAGCGGGGCATGCGCGTGGTCGCGGTCCGCAGCCGCGGCACGTGGCTCTACCCGCCGAGTCACTACGTGCTCGAGCCCGAGGACACGATCCTCCTGGTGGGCCCGACCCGCGACGTCGAGCGGTTCCTCGCCCGGGACTGA
- a CDS encoding TrkH family potassium uptake protein — protein sequence MASTSSPRVCPRRPRIRPTQLVVGSFLVVIVTGTGALLLPASYQGRAPTPLEAAFTATSATTVTGLGVVDTQTFWTPLGQVVILALIKLGGLGVMTFTSLLGLVILRRLGLTQRLDAAASTRAEGIGDLPRVLRALILYSTAVEASVALLLSLRFWLGAGMSPGQALWQGVFHAVSAFNNAGFALFSDNLMGFVSDPFICLPIAAAIILGGLGLPVVLTLRRDLRRPERWNLTVRLVLVGTAVLLVGGTLMYLVLEWSNPRTLGGLDPASRVLAAFFQSVTTRTAGFNTLDYGQMHPVTLFGTDVLMFIGGGPAGTASGVKITTASVLLFIVLAEIRGEGAVHAFGRRLSRTTHREAITVIMLSATAIAVATMALMGLSSFTTDQILFECVSAFGTVGLSTGITAQLPPAAQGILMLLMFVGRIGPATVAGSLALTDRTRHFEYPKERPLIG from the coding sequence GTGGCATCCACCTCGTCGCCGCGGGTCTGCCCGCGTCGGCCCCGTATCCGTCCGACCCAGCTCGTGGTCGGGTCCTTCCTCGTCGTCATCGTGACGGGCACCGGCGCACTGCTGCTGCCCGCCTCGTATCAGGGCCGCGCGCCCACCCCGCTGGAGGCCGCGTTCACGGCGACCAGCGCCACCACGGTGACGGGACTCGGCGTCGTGGACACCCAGACGTTCTGGACACCCCTGGGCCAGGTCGTGATCCTCGCGCTCATCAAGCTCGGTGGCCTGGGCGTCATGACGTTCACGTCGCTGCTGGGGCTGGTGATCCTCCGGCGGCTCGGCCTCACCCAGCGCCTCGACGCCGCGGCCTCCACCCGGGCCGAGGGGATCGGGGACCTGCCCCGGGTGCTGCGGGCCCTGATCCTGTACTCCACGGCCGTCGAGGCCTCGGTGGCGCTGCTGCTGAGCCTGCGCTTCTGGCTGGGCGCGGGGATGTCCCCGGGCCAGGCACTGTGGCAGGGGGTCTTCCACGCGGTCTCCGCATTCAACAACGCCGGGTTCGCGCTGTTCAGCGACAACCTCATGGGCTTCGTCTCGGACCCGTTCATCTGCCTGCCGATCGCGGCGGCGATCATCTTGGGCGGCCTGGGCCTGCCGGTCGTGCTGACCCTGCGGCGGGACCTGCGTCGACCCGAGCGGTGGAACCTCACGGTCCGGCTCGTGCTCGTGGGCACCGCGGTGCTGCTGGTGGGCGGCACGCTCATGTACCTCGTCCTCGAGTGGTCCAACCCGCGGACCCTGGGCGGTCTGGACCCGGCCTCGCGCGTGCTCGCGGCGTTCTTCCAGTCCGTCACGACCCGCACCGCCGGCTTCAACACCCTGGACTACGGGCAGATGCACCCCGTGACGCTCTTCGGCACCGACGTGCTCATGTTCATCGGCGGCGGCCCCGCCGGCACCGCCTCGGGCGTGAAGATCACGACGGCGAGCGTCCTGTTGTTCATCGTGCTCGCGGAGATCCGGGGGGAGGGCGCCGTCCATGCGTTCGGCCGCCGGCTCTCCCGGACCACGCACCGCGAGGCGATCACCGTGATCATGCTCTCCGCGACCGCGATCGCCGTCGCCACGATGGCGCTCATGGGCCTGTCCTCGTTCACGACCGACCAGATCCTGTTCGAGTGCGTGTCCGCGTTCGGCACGGTGGGCCTGTCCACCGGCATCACCGCCCAGCTGCCGCCGGCCGCGCAGGGCATCCTGATGCTCCTCATGTTCGTCGGCCGCATCGGCCCCGCCACCGTCGCCGGCAGCCTGGCCCTGACCGACCGCACCCGCCACTTCGAGTACCCGAAGGAGAGGCCCCTCATTGGCTGA
- the folP gene encoding dihydropteroate synthase: protein MPTPSVPLVHPVHRFAHQEIDFRRRIVTMAVVNRTPDSFYDDGAGAVLEDALAQAHAAADAGAEWVDVGGVPFAPGAELDPAEEAARVVPLIAALRSGDGAGSSEASRRLILSADTFQPAVAEAALAAGADVVNDTTGLFHADLGRVVAAAGAHLVVTHSLAHVRGPRAVVPRPTYGDVVTEVRDHLRRTVDRAVALGVPEERIIVDPGHDLNKNTRHTLEITRRLDEIAALGLPVLAAVSNKDFIGESLDKHRHERLPGSLAAAAACVYGGARILRMHDADASVSAARMLECVFGWREPARLVHNMGAENPPPDRSTLAEHRVHGGWA from the coding sequence GTGCCGACCCCCTCCGTCCCCCTCGTCCACCCGGTGCACCGGTTCGCCCACCAGGAGATCGACTTCCGCCGCCGGATCGTCACGATGGCCGTGGTCAACCGCACCCCGGACTCCTTCTACGACGACGGCGCCGGCGCCGTCCTGGAGGACGCCCTCGCCCAGGCCCACGCCGCGGCGGACGCCGGAGCCGAGTGGGTCGACGTCGGCGGCGTGCCGTTCGCGCCCGGGGCGGAGCTCGACCCCGCCGAGGAGGCGGCGCGGGTGGTCCCCCTGATCGCGGCCCTGCGGAGCGGGGACGGAGCCGGGTCGTCCGAGGCGTCGCGCCGGCTGATCCTCTCGGCGGACACGTTCCAGCCGGCCGTGGCCGAGGCGGCCCTGGCCGCGGGGGCGGACGTCGTCAACGACACCACGGGACTGTTCCACGCGGACCTGGGCCGGGTGGTGGCCGCCGCGGGCGCGCACCTCGTGGTCACCCACTCCCTCGCCCACGTGCGCGGACCCCGGGCCGTGGTCCCCCGGCCGACGTACGGCGACGTCGTCACGGAGGTCCGCGACCACCTGCGGCGCACCGTCGACCGTGCTGTGGCGCTCGGCGTCCCCGAGGAGAGGATCATCGTGGACCCCGGCCACGATCTGAACAAGAACACCCGGCACACCCTCGAGATCACGCGGCGGCTGGACGAGATCGCCGCCCTGGGGCTGCCCGTGCTGGCCGCGGTCTCGAACAAGGACTTCATCGGCGAGAGCCTGGACAAGCACCGGCACGAGCGGCTGCCCGGCTCGCTGGCCGCGGCCGCGGCCTGCGTGTACGGCGGCGCCCGGATCCTGCGCATGCACGACGCCGACGCCTCCGTCTCGGCGGCCCGCATGCTCGAGTGCGTGTTCGGGTGGCGTGAGCCGGCGCGCCTGGTCCACAACATGGGTGCGGAGAACCCGCCGCCGGACCGCAGCACCCTCGCCGAACACCGGGTCCATGGGGGCTGGGCGTGA
- a CDS encoding pyrimidine reductase family protein produces MRRLAETGPGLDDDALRAALAAPTVEDTGPGAWVRVVFIASADGAATLDGRAGGLGSPADQRLLSLSRHDADVVLVGAGTIRAEGYEGALLSEEDRRRRADAGGPADPPVAVVSGSLDLDPESAFFTAAPVRPWILTSRAALAGEPERATALAARAEVLAVGEEHVDPQTVVATLHARGARVVHCEGGPRLFGSLAAAGLVDEVHLTVAPLLAGPAAGRVLTGEDGPGLPARLQLVQVLHDDGMLFLRLHHERHASPGPDPTP; encoded by the coding sequence GTGAGGCGCCTGGCCGAGACCGGCCCCGGCCTGGACGACGACGCCCTCCGCGCCGCCCTCGCGGCCCCGACGGTCGAGGACACCGGCCCCGGAGCCTGGGTCCGCGTCGTGTTCATCGCCTCCGCCGACGGCGCGGCCACCCTGGACGGCCGTGCCGGCGGGCTCGGCTCCCCCGCCGATCAGCGGCTGCTCTCGCTGTCCCGGCACGACGCCGACGTCGTGCTCGTGGGGGCCGGGACCATCCGGGCCGAGGGCTACGAGGGTGCGCTGCTGTCCGAGGAGGACCGGCGTCGACGCGCGGACGCCGGCGGGCCCGCGGACCCGCCCGTGGCCGTGGTCAGCGGCAGCCTGGACCTGGACCCGGAGTCCGCGTTCTTCACGGCCGCCCCGGTGCGCCCCTGGATCCTCACGTCCCGGGCCGCCCTCGCGGGCGAGCCGGAGCGGGCGACGGCCCTGGCCGCGCGCGCCGAGGTGCTGGCGGTCGGCGAGGAGCACGTGGATCCCCAGACCGTGGTGGCGACCCTGCACGCGCGCGGCGCCCGCGTCGTCCACTGCGAGGGCGGACCGCGCCTGTTCGGCAGCCTCGCGGCGGCCGGCCTCGTGGACGAGGTGCACCTCACCGTGGCGCCGCTGCTGGCCGGACCCGCCGCCGGCCGCGTCCTGACCGGGGAGGACGGCCCCGGCCTCCCCGCCCGGCTGCAGCTGGTCCAGGTGCTCCACGACGACGGCATGCTGTTCCTGCGCCTGCACCACGAGCGGCACGCCTCCCCCGGCCCGGACCCCACGCCGTGA